One part of the Coffea arabica cultivar ET-39 unplaced genomic scaffold, Coffea Arabica ET-39 HiFi ptg000022l, whole genome shotgun sequence genome encodes these proteins:
- the LOC140032706 gene encoding probable protein phosphatase 2C 3: MCGVRLVQQVWPHYSHMFGMPVMVHSCISSLLGSSVALSSSQLIVDENLLVSSWFKSVPPTKVTTKAVSWLPPAAGWYKLNTDASVRDTSASGDGNLVNHILSAIPRGLGREEWLQALPRALVAGFVKTDKEFQSRGQTSGTTATFVIVDGWTVTVASVGDSRCVLDTQGGAVTALTVDHRLEENVEERERVTASGGEVGRLSIFGGSEIGPLRCWPGGLCLSRSIGDMDVGEFIVPIPHVKQVKLSNAGGRMIIASDGIWDALSSEVAAKSCRGLPAELAARQVVKEALRTRGLKDDTTCIVVDIIPPDNTVQPPAPPKKYNKFQAFLFRKIFRDSSSRLSKKLSAVGIVEELFEEGSAMLAERLGNDDSSGQTTVGLFICAVCQTDLAPSEGISVHAGSIFSTSSKPWQGPFLCSDCRNKKDAMEGKRPSGVKVV, encoded by the exons ATGTGCGGCGTAAGGTTGGTTCAACAGGTTTGGCCACATTATTCTCATATGTTTGGTATGCCAGTTATGGTTCATTCTTGTATCTCTTCATTGCTTGGCTCGTCAGTTGCTTTAAGCTCTTCTCAACTTATTGTTGATGAGAATCTTTTGGTGTCTTCGTGGTTTAAGTCTGTTCCGCCAACTAAAGTTACTACTAAGGCTGTTTCATGGTTGCCCCCAGCGGCCGGCTGGTACAAATTAAATACAGATGCCAGTGTGCGTGACACATCTGCCTCGGGGGATGGG AATTTGGTGAATCATATTTTGAGCGCCATTCCTCGTGGACTTGGACGGGAAGAGTGGCTACAAGCTCTGCCTCGGGCATTAGTTGCAGGATTTGTGAAAACTGACAAGGAATTTCAGAGCAGAG GCCAAACTTCTGGAACGACAGCGACATTTGTTATAGTTGATGGATGGACTGTGACAGTTGCATCCGTTGGTGATTCACGGTGTGTTTTGGATACACAGGGTGGTGCTGTCACAGCGCTGACTGTTGATCATAGACTTGAAGAAAATGTTGAGGA AAGGGAACGAGTTACAGCAAGTGGAGGTGAGGTTGGAAGGCTGAGCATTTTTGGCGGATCTGAG ATAGGTCCCCTTCGTTGTTGGCCAGGGGGTTTATGCCTTTCAAGATCAATTGGAGACATGGATGTTGGGGAATTTATTGTTCCAATACCTCATGTCAAACAAGTTAAG CTATCAAATGCAGGTGGGAGGATGATAATTGCATCTGATGGTATTTGGGATGCATTATCTTCAGAAGTGGCAGCAAAATCATGTCGTGGATTGCCTGCAGAACTTGCTGCAAGACAAGTGGTTAAG GAAGCATTGAGGACACGCGGCCTTAAGGATGACACAACTTGTATAGTGGTTGACATAATTCCTCCTGATAACACTGTTCAACCTCCCGCTCCACCAAAGAAGTATAACAAATTCCAAGCATTTTTGTTTAGAAAGATATTCCGTGATTCTTCCAGCAGACTATCAAAGAAGCTATCAGCTGTAGGAATAGTAGAAGAATTATTTGAAGAAGGGTCAGCAATGCTTGCAGAAAG ATTAGGAAATGATGACTCCAGTGGTCAGACAACAGTTGGCCTTTTCATATGTGCTGTTTGCCAGACTGATCTTGCTCCAAGTGAAGGCATATCAGTTCATGCTGGTTCCATATTCTCCACAAGCTCAAAGCCTTGGCAAGGGCCTTTCCTTTGTTCTGATTGTCGTAATAAGAAGGATGCCATGGAAGGGAAACGGCCCAGTGGAGTTAAAGTAGTATAA